GGGCGCCCGAGCCGCCCCCGAGCAACGATTGCATGACCAAGACGCATGCGAGCGCCATCGCGAAAAGCACTCGCACGGCGGCATGACGATAGACCTGAGGGGATTTCATCGTGGACCTTCTTCACAGGGAAAGAGACAGTGGCACGGGCCGATAGTAACCCACTATTACAAGGGGCGCAATACCTCGCACATTGCAATCGAGTGCAGTCTCGACAGACGACCACGCACCGCATCCATGCAAACGGCGACTACCCTTATAGTTTGTCTCCCACTCAGGCTCAAACCCCTGCAGAAAATCAGGTGCTGAACATCGTCAGCACGCTCACGAAATTTCATGCCCGTAGGCATCCGGGTAGCGGGTTCGGGTCCCTCGACAGGGATCGATCAGGACCAGGTCACTCCTGCCGCATCGAGCTCACGGTTGAGCACGAAGAGCGTGAGGTTCTCCGAGTATCCACGACGCGCGAGCGCGCCACCGATGCGCCGTAGAGCTGCCCCACGATCAAGGCTCTCCGCCCCGCCGCCTTTGCGCAGTTCCTTTGCGAGCCGCTCGCGGGCGAGGGTCTGGCAGCGCTCCTTTTCACTGTCATAGGGAGCCGCTTCCTCGAGAACCGTGTTGATATCGCGCGACGAAACGCCCTTGCCCTCAAGTTCGCGTCTCAGAGCGGCAGTCGCGAGGAGCTTATGGGCGCGTCGCTGCTCAATCCATGCCCGCGCAAAAGCTTCGTCATCGATGAGCCCGGCACCATCGAGGCGCCGCATGATCTCCTCGAGAATCTCCTCGTCACACACACGCTCAGCAAGTTTGGAGCGAATCTCGGCTTCACTTCTGCTCCGATGGGCAAGAAGGCCGAGCACATACCGGCATTCCTTCACGACAGCTTTCTCCGTATCGCTGTCGCGAAAAACCCCTCCGCGATGCGGGTTGCTGCCCTCCCCAGGTGCGGCTTCCCCCGCTTCTATCGCGGCGATGTGCTCGGCAAGCTCCTCGATGACGCCCTCGCGCCAGTCCCCCTCCCCCTCAGGGTGTGGGGACTGGCACTCAGATTTGTGCGGGTGCTTCATCGTCAACGAATTCGCCATCCCCCACAGGCGCATCGGCCGCAGCCTGCTTGGCCGCCTCGTCTGCATACTGACCGATGCCGAGCTTCATGAGGATCTTCTGCTCGATGTCGGCGGCGAGATCCGGGTTGTCTTTAAGGAACTGACGCGCGTTTTCCTTGCCCTGGCCGAGCTGGTCGCCATCGTACGTGTACCAGGCACCAGACTTGCGCACGATGCCGTTCTCGACGCCGAGATCGATGAGGCCGCCTTCGCGCGAGATGCCCTCCCCGTAAAGGATGTCGAACTCGGCCTGTTTGAAGGGCGGAGCCATCTTGTTCTTCACGATCTTCACGCGAGTGCGGTTGCCAACGGCATCCGTGCCCTGCTTGAGGGTCTCGATGCGCCGGATGTCCATGCGCACCGAGGCGTAGAATTTGAGCGCCTTGCCGCCCGTGGTGGTTTCGGGGCTTCCAAAGAACACGCCGATCTTTTCGCGGAGCTGGTTGATGAAGATCGCGGTCGTGCCACTCGAGTAGAGCGCACCCGTGAGCTTACGGAGCGCTTGCGACATCAGACGTGCCTGAAGGCCCACGTGGGAATCGCCCATTTCCCCTTCAATTTCCGCTTTCGGCGTGAGGGCGGCGACGGAGTCCACAACGAGGACGTCGATTGCGCCGGAGCGCACGAGCATGTCGGCGATTTCGAGGGCCTGCTCACCGGTATCCGGCTGCGACACGAGAAGCGCGTCGATATCAACGCCGAGTTTCTTCGCGTATTCCGGATCGAGCGCATGCTCCGCGTCGATAAAAGCCGCAATACCACCCGCACGCTGTGCATTGGCAATCGCGTGGAGAGCGACCGTAGTTTTACCACTGGATTCCGGGCCGTAGATTTCGACCACGCGACCGCGCGGGAGACCGCCGATGCCGAGCGCCACGTCAAGTGCGACCGATCCTGTGGGAACGACTTCAACGGGCGGGCGTGTGTCATCGCCGAGGCGCATAATCGAGCCCTTGCCGAACTGGCGATCAATCTGCGCGAGCGCATTTTCGAGCGACTTATCGCGATCCTTGGCGGCAGCTGCCATGGCAGTTCCTTTCGTTTGTCACCCCGTTCCGAGGCGCCCTCTTACTGGACACACTCAACGGTAGACGTGGGTGAGACATTTAAACTTGACCCCGGCGCGGATGTGGAGCAACGGCCACTGTGGAGGTCGAACAGCACCATCGTAAACGAACACCTGTTCGATTTACACTCTTGGGCGCACGCGTGTTCGATTCGTGTCGCGCCTCTCACGCGCGCACTATGCTCTCGGGCGCGCCTCGGGCGGAACTTCCCAGCGCCTGTGCTGCGGGACATCCATGTCATCGCAGAGCGCGTGCCACACTTCTTTGACGGGGTAGCCGGCTTCGATCGCCTCGTTTGCGCTGAGATTTCCGCAGGCAACAAGCGTGAGTTCACGGCAGTATGTTTGCGCGAGCTCACTACCAAAAACATGGGCCGCGAGCTCGCGAAACTCGCTTCGCCTCACGCGAGTTACCGCGCGAGCGCGTATTCGGCACCCTGGACGCCGCGCTCGAGCTCGGCGGGAACGGTGTCGGGAATGACGATGCCTTCCGCGAGGGCCACGCGATCGGCAACCTCGCGAAGGATGACGGACATCGGGTATCCAAGCGCCTCGGTGACGGAGGCGAGCAGTTCGCTCGACGCTTCCTTTTGGCCACGTTCAATCTCACTCAAATATCCGAGCGACACGCGGGCGTCGGCTGACACCTGGCGCAGGGTCTTTCCCTGGCGGCGGCGCGCATCGCGCAAAACGCCGCCCAGTTCCTGGCGGAAGAGCACCATGCGAGTTTCTCCCTTCCTCGTCGGTGTCATGTCCTTCTTTGTGGCCGGCCTGCGGCCAAGAACGGACGTGGGGCGTGGCTGCGAGGCTCGCACCCAGTTTCGCTGTATGGGGGCACCGGCCCCCGCATTCTTGTTCGTGTTCACGTCCGTTCAACGCACGAACATTTCTTCTTGTTCCGCCATCCTATGGCGCGAGGAGGCGTCGGTTTTCAGGTTACATACACGTCAAAGGCGCGACGCTTCCACGTTTTCGCTGGTCAGCGCTTCAATCGCGAGCGTGATGGCGAAATCCACCACTCCCGCACGGATCTCCGAAC
The window above is part of the Dermabacter vaginalis genome. Proteins encoded here:
- a CDS encoding regulatory protein RecX; this translates as MKHPHKSECQSPHPEGEGDWREGVIEELAEHIAAIEAGEAAPGEGSNPHRGGVFRDSDTEKAVVKECRYVLGLLAHRSRSEAEIRSKLAERVCDEEILEEIMRRLDGAGLIDDEAFARAWIEQRRAHKLLATAALRRELEGKGVSSRDINTVLEEAAPYDSEKERCQTLARERLAKELRKGGGAESLDRGAALRRIGGALARRGYSENLTLFVLNRELDAAGVTWS
- the recA gene encoding recombinase RecA yields the protein MAAAAKDRDKSLENALAQIDRQFGKGSIMRLGDDTRPPVEVVPTGSVALDVALGIGGLPRGRVVEIYGPESSGKTTVALHAIANAQRAGGIAAFIDAEHALDPEYAKKLGVDIDALLVSQPDTGEQALEIADMLVRSGAIDVLVVDSVAALTPKAEIEGEMGDSHVGLQARLMSQALRKLTGALYSSGTTAIFINQLREKIGVFFGSPETTTGGKALKFYASVRMDIRRIETLKQGTDAVGNRTRVKIVKNKMAPPFKQAEFDILYGEGISREGGLIDLGVENGIVRKSGAWYTYDGDQLGQGKENARQFLKDNPDLAADIEQKILMKLGIGQYADEAAKQAAADAPVGDGEFVDDEAPAQI
- a CDS encoding DUF3046 domain-containing protein; its protein translation is MRRSEFRELAAHVFGSELAQTYCRELTLVACGNLSANEAIEAGYPVKEVWHALCDDMDVPQHRRWEVPPEARPRA
- a CDS encoding helix-turn-helix domain-containing protein; translation: MVLFRQELGGVLRDARRRQGKTLRQVSADARVSLGYLSEIERGQKEASSELLASVTEALGYPMSVILREVADRVALAEGIVIPDTVPAELERGVQGAEYALAR